A stretch of Aureispira sp. CCB-E DNA encodes these proteins:
- a CDS encoding 3-hydroxyacyl-CoA dehydrogenase NAD-binding domain-containing protein, translating to MESTTIKNDLLEYAIDADGFATITINMVNEPTNLFSIDFIQSYLEIAQQAVENPTVKGVIVTSAHRDFMAGADLKFIGNPPKNKEGLFKDILNVHKGFRTLEQAGKPFVAAINGTALGGGYELALTCHHRIALSKPSIKIGLPEVNLGLLPGGGGTQRLSYLIGIPKATTYILQGKQFRPTQALSEGFIDQVVTDQEALIAAAKQWILKNSAPIQPWDDKRYKIPQGGLMSKSGTDTMIGGIGNLRKKTHGNYPGAQYAMACIHDGMLLPIDRGLEIEARYFIKAFYSKEAQNLIRTGFFAINEAKKGKVKPKGFDFYTINKVGILGAGMMGAGIAYVSARVGMDVVLKDTSVENAEKGKAYSEKLLQKNVSKGRITPELLQQTLDKIQTTDQTKDMADCDLIIEAVYENPELKAKVTQEAEAYLNPKKIFASNTSTIPITLLAKAAKRPENFIGMHFFSPVDKMPLVELIVGKETSDYAVAAAVDYVTQIGKIPIVVNDSRGFFTSRVFSTFTREGALLLHEGVPPAVIENVAKRVGMPVGPLAVTDEVSLSLALNVMDADQKERGKTAQTLYELLHKMAVDLGRPGKKAGKGFYEYPSGGHKHLWAGLKEHFPSDPNYLDAETVGKRILHIMALESYRCLEEGVLNSPTDGDVGSLTGFGFPPYTGGVFSYIDYVGIREFVEDCDNFASCYGPRFIVPESLREMAVNQETFY from the coding sequence ATGGAATCAACAACAATAAAAAATGACTTGCTGGAATATGCAATTGATGCCGATGGTTTTGCAACCATTACCATCAATATGGTCAATGAGCCAACTAACTTATTTAGTATAGATTTTATTCAATCTTATTTAGAAATTGCTCAACAAGCAGTAGAAAACCCTACCGTAAAAGGGGTTATTGTCACTTCTGCTCATAGAGATTTTATGGCAGGAGCCGATCTAAAATTCATTGGTAATCCCCCTAAAAACAAGGAAGGTCTATTTAAAGATATTTTAAATGTTCATAAAGGTTTCCGTACACTTGAACAAGCGGGAAAACCTTTTGTAGCCGCTATCAATGGCACTGCTTTGGGGGGTGGGTACGAGCTCGCCTTAACTTGTCATCATCGAATTGCATTAAGCAAGCCTAGTATTAAAATTGGTTTGCCAGAAGTTAATTTAGGTTTGCTACCTGGCGGAGGTGGAACACAACGCTTGAGCTATCTTATTGGCATTCCTAAAGCGACGACTTATATCCTTCAAGGAAAACAATTTCGCCCGACTCAAGCCTTATCAGAAGGTTTTATCGATCAAGTTGTCACCGACCAAGAAGCTCTGATTGCCGCTGCTAAACAGTGGATTCTAAAGAACAGTGCCCCTATTCAGCCTTGGGATGACAAACGCTATAAAATTCCTCAAGGAGGCTTGATGTCTAAATCTGGCACTGACACTATGATTGGTGGGATTGGCAATTTACGGAAAAAAACGCATGGCAATTATCCAGGCGCTCAATATGCAATGGCTTGCATTCACGATGGAATGTTGCTCCCTATTGATAGAGGATTGGAAATCGAAGCACGTTATTTTATCAAAGCGTTTTATTCAAAAGAGGCTCAAAATTTAATCCGTACAGGATTTTTTGCTATCAACGAAGCCAAAAAGGGCAAAGTTAAACCTAAAGGATTTGACTTTTATACAATTAACAAAGTAGGTATTTTAGGCGCAGGAATGATGGGCGCAGGAATTGCTTATGTTTCTGCTCGTGTTGGGATGGATGTTGTGCTAAAGGATACCTCCGTAGAAAATGCAGAAAAAGGAAAAGCATATTCTGAAAAATTACTTCAAAAAAATGTTTCTAAAGGGCGAATTACGCCAGAATTATTGCAACAAACTCTGGATAAAATCCAAACGACAGATCAAACAAAGGACATGGCTGATTGTGATTTGATTATAGAAGCTGTTTATGAAAATCCTGAATTAAAAGCTAAGGTTACTCAAGAAGCAGAAGCTTATTTAAATCCTAAAAAAATCTTTGCTTCTAATACCTCTACAATTCCTATTACTTTACTAGCCAAAGCAGCCAAACGCCCAGAGAATTTTATTGGCATGCATTTTTTCTCTCCTGTTGACAAAATGCCACTCGTAGAGTTGATTGTAGGTAAAGAGACTTCTGATTATGCGGTTGCAGCGGCAGTAGATTACGTAACGCAAATTGGTAAAATTCCAATTGTAGTAAATGATAGTAGAGGATTTTTTACTTCTAGAGTATTTTCTACCTTTACTCGTGAAGGTGCTTTGTTGCTCCATGAAGGAGTTCCGCCTGCGGTCATTGAAAATGTAGCCAAACGTGTCGGTATGCCTGTTGGTCCTCTTGCCGTAACTGATGAAGTTTCATTGAGTTTAGCATTAAATGTTATGGATGCAGATCAAAAAGAACGGGGTAAAACTGCTCAAACTTTATATGAATTGTTGCATAAAATGGCTGTTGATCTAGGTAGACCAGGCAAAAAAGCGGGTAAAGGATTTTATGAATACCCTTCTGGTGGTCATAAACATCTTTGGGCTGGTCTAAAAGAACACTTCCCAAGTGATCCCAATTACCTTGATGCAGAAACTGTTGGTAAACGTATCTTGCATATCATGGCTTTAGAATCTTATCGTTGTTTGGAAGAAGGAGTTCTCAACTCGCCTACCGATGGAGATGTCGGTTCTCTAACAGGTTTTGGATTTCCTCCTTACACAGGAGGTGTTTTTTCTTACATTGATTATGTAGGAATTCGTGAATTTGTAGAAGATTGTGACAATTTTGCAAGTTGCTATGGTCCTCGTTTTATCGTTCCAGAATCGCTTCGTGAAATGGCTGTGAATCAAGAAACTTTTTATTAG
- a CDS encoding type II secretion system F family protein: protein MSIQLPQKKATKAVPKDSTKTSIWSFMNRDIQFFEPKFGIKKKLVLYGQLETLLGSGLDIQASLELIEQSFKKKQDQALIRGLKESIVKGKSLSESMAELGKFSIYEQYSVQIGEETGRLHLILRDLSSFFEKTLSYQRQLTGALAYPVFVLSFSVLAVLFLLRYLVPMFSGIYGRFKQELPSLTQMVVNLSGWVGVLMPYLLISVLLLIVGAYSQREKLWYRKMMGWVLSHIPLFGGIIQKVYLSRFCQAMALLLAAGVPLLNALKLVQQMINFYPVSSSLKKTEQAVFQGAQLHEVLSQFDFYPPQALALIKVGEESGKLDMMFERLARQYTEEVDQQTAVIGSLIEPVLIVFLGGIVAVILVAMYLPLFKMSTSMGF, encoded by the coding sequence ATGAGTATCCAATTACCACAAAAGAAAGCTACAAAGGCGGTTCCTAAAGATTCAACAAAGACTTCTATTTGGAGTTTTATGAATCGGGATATTCAGTTTTTTGAACCCAAATTTGGCATCAAAAAAAAATTGGTACTCTATGGTCAATTGGAAACGCTATTGGGATCAGGACTAGATATTCAAGCTTCTTTAGAATTAATTGAACAAAGTTTTAAAAAGAAACAAGATCAAGCTTTGATTCGGGGCTTGAAAGAGTCTATTGTAAAGGGAAAATCGCTGTCAGAAAGTATGGCAGAGCTGGGCAAATTTTCAATTTATGAACAATACAGCGTGCAGATTGGAGAAGAAACGGGGCGTCTGCATTTGATTTTAAGAGATTTGTCTAGCTTTTTTGAAAAAACATTGAGCTATCAACGACAATTAACAGGGGCATTAGCCTATCCAGTTTTTGTGTTGTCTTTTTCGGTGTTAGCCGTTCTGTTCTTATTGCGTTATTTGGTGCCTATGTTTAGTGGCATTTACGGTCGTTTTAAGCAAGAGCTACCTTCCTTGACACAAATGGTTGTGAATTTATCGGGTTGGGTTGGTGTCTTGATGCCTTATTTATTGATAAGTGTATTATTGCTCATTGTTGGAGCTTATAGCCAACGAGAAAAGTTGTGGTATCGCAAAATGATGGGGTGGGTTTTATCGCATATTCCATTGTTTGGAGGAATTATTCAAAAGGTTTATTTGTCTCGCTTTTGCCAAGCAATGGCTTTGCTTTTGGCAGCAGGAGTACCTTTGTTGAATGCCTTAAAATTAGTTCAACAAATGATCAATTTTTATCCTGTTAGTTCGTCACTAAAAAAAACAGAGCAAGCCGTGTTTCAAGGGGCACAACTACACGAAGTTTTATCCCAGTTTGATTTTTATCCTCCCCAAGCGTTGGCATTAATAAAAGTGGGTGAGGAATCTGGTAAATTGGATATGATGTTTGAACGCTTGGCGAGACAATATACCGAAGAGGTCGATCAACAAACGGCAGTTATTGGTAGTTTGATAGAACCTGTATTAATCGTATTTTTGGGCGGAATTGTAGCTGTAATTTTGGTAGCTATGTATTTGCCTTTGTTTAAGATGAGCACTTCGATGGGCTTTTAA
- a CDS encoding type II secretion system protein, translating to MRTKLAAFTMVELIAVMVLSGLIFSMAMLVIGIVQEQAKHQEQQHEEVLAIEQLKGLLKKDAYAATDVWVQDQQLLFDYETYSIHYFFNPKNICRKIVQSEPHIDTFRLPTLKITTTWQLQEVQEGRVDAVELKTQFFEQNFTIFIKKAYDYKTLMQIENK from the coding sequence ATGAGAACTAAATTGGCAGCGTTTACAATGGTTGAATTGATTGCTGTAATGGTTTTGTCTGGACTGATTTTTAGTATGGCGATGTTGGTAATTGGAATCGTTCAAGAACAAGCGAAACACCAAGAACAACAGCACGAAGAGGTCTTAGCAATAGAACAGCTAAAAGGCTTGCTTAAAAAGGATGCTTATGCTGCAACGGATGTTTGGGTTCAAGATCAGCAGTTGTTATTTGATTATGAAACGTATAGCATTCATTATTTTTTTAACCCAAAGAATATTTGTAGAAAAATCGTTCAGTCAGAGCCTCATATAGATACGTTTAGGTTGCCAACTTTAAAGATTACAACAACTTGGCAGTTGCAAGAAGTTCAAGAAGGTCGAGTAGATGCTGTAGAGCTGAAAACTCAGTTTTTTGAGCAAAATTTTACCATTTTTATAAAAAAAGCCTACGATTACAAAACCCTAATGCAGATAGAAAACAAATGA
- a CDS encoding tail fiber domain-containing protein: protein MKKISTAILLTACINLSYSQGVGIGTVPNPSAMLDVSSTSRGLLAPRVALTSSTDATTITNGNVTALLVYNTATVADVSPGYYYWDGSLWRSLDNTDNQDLTYNSATNTLSLTNDASPVNLSGLVDHDWYEVGTTSPANSINNNIYTEGNVGIAATTPLTKLQIGNSPAGTYRAWMDYGVIIGNDTDGIFVGVKDEGADQDDAIIAWGDNPQDDLRFLYNESGLTTSREVMILQPNGNVGIGESTPNNKLTIGANLGTGYGISLNSGTPYGQLIETTEATATNNPAFWVRTNNGSATSQLFRVQNNGNVGIGTIAPSAKLDVNGTILQGPNNTWGQQTRIGIDAPLTTVPEATIGSTNGNLHLEARTGFDTYINHYTVGGNTYIATGNNTGNVGVGTTNATSKLTVNGVLEINKVADVSTIYFTNSSTEPGYIRHRGNSNAAEMRFVASDDFDVGSAGDKFTFGGETGGVFTEAMRIQGNGNVGIKTTTPAQRLHVIGNILASGTITSSDQRYKKEIQNLTNSTDLLNHIRPVAYNFRTEKFGDGQFDNKLHYGIIAQELEEVLPNLVYTDLEGYKGINYTELIPLLIKSNQEQQALIEQQQKQINQLINAVEALKK from the coding sequence ATGAAAAAAATTTCAACCGCAATTCTATTAACGGCTTGCATCAACCTTAGCTATTCGCAAGGTGTTGGCATAGGGACAGTCCCCAACCCTTCTGCCATGCTCGATGTAAGTTCTACTTCTAGAGGACTCTTAGCTCCAAGAGTTGCACTAACAAGTAGTACCGATGCTACAACGATTACCAATGGCAACGTAACAGCATTACTTGTTTACAATACTGCTACGGTAGCAGATGTTAGCCCTGGTTACTATTACTGGGATGGAAGCCTGTGGAGAAGCCTTGACAACACAGACAATCAAGATTTAACCTACAACTCTGCAACCAATACCCTCTCCCTAACCAACGATGCTAGCCCTGTCAATTTATCTGGATTAGTTGATCATGATTGGTATGAAGTGGGTACTACTTCTCCGGCCAACAGCATCAATAATAATATTTATACTGAGGGGAACGTAGGAATTGCAGCAACAACCCCTTTAACCAAATTACAAATCGGAAACTCACCTGCTGGCACTTATCGAGCTTGGATGGATTACGGAGTAATCATTGGAAACGACACAGATGGTATTTTTGTGGGAGTCAAAGATGAAGGAGCAGATCAAGATGATGCTATTATTGCTTGGGGAGACAACCCTCAAGATGACCTGCGCTTCTTATACAACGAGTCAGGACTCACAACTAGCAGAGAAGTAATGATATTACAACCCAATGGAAATGTAGGCATCGGAGAAAGTACTCCCAACAATAAACTTACCATTGGTGCTAACTTAGGGACAGGTTACGGTATATCCTTAAATTCAGGCACTCCTTATGGTCAACTTATTGAGACAACAGAGGCTACAGCTACTAATAATCCTGCATTCTGGGTTCGAACCAATAATGGCAGTGCCACTAGCCAGCTTTTTAGAGTTCAAAACAATGGTAATGTAGGTATCGGAACCATTGCTCCTAGTGCCAAACTAGATGTAAACGGAACAATCCTTCAAGGACCTAACAACACTTGGGGGCAACAAACTAGAATAGGGATTGATGCCCCTCTCACTACTGTTCCAGAGGCAACCATTGGTAGCACAAATGGCAACCTGCACCTCGAAGCACGCACAGGATTTGACACTTACATCAATCACTATACAGTTGGTGGAAACACATATATTGCCACAGGTAACAATACAGGTAATGTTGGTGTTGGAACAACCAATGCTACAAGCAAATTAACGGTCAATGGTGTCTTAGAAATAAACAAGGTAGCGGATGTTAGTACTATTTATTTTACCAATAGCTCAACAGAACCAGGATACATACGCCACCGTGGCAACTCGAACGCTGCGGAAATGCGTTTTGTAGCTTCTGACGACTTTGATGTGGGAAGTGCAGGCGATAAATTTACCTTTGGTGGTGAAACAGGAGGTGTTTTTACAGAAGCCATGCGCATTCAAGGAAATGGAAACGTAGGAATTAAAACAACTACGCCCGCTCAACGTTTACATGTTATCGGAAATATTTTAGCTTCAGGTACCATTACTAGTTCTGACCAACGTTATAAAAAGGAAATTCAAAATTTAACCAATAGTACAGATTTATTGAATCACATTCGTCCAGTCGCTTATAATTTTAGAACAGAAAAATTTGGTGATGGGCAATTTGATAATAAATTACACTATGGAATTATCGCTCAAGAACTAGAGGAAGTATTGCCTAACTTAGTTTATACTGATCTAGAAGGCTACAAAGGGATTAACTATACAGAGCTTATTCCCTTGCTTATCAAAAGCAATCAAGAGCAACAAGCTCTTATTGAGCAACAACAAAAACAAATCAATCAACTTATAAATGCTGTCGAGGCATTAAAAAAATAA
- a CDS encoding acetyl-CoA C-acetyltransferase gives MEAYIYDSLRTPRGRGNKKGALVGTTATQLVVTVMDELRKRHNLDTTQVEDMILGCVTQIMDQGANVAKTAAQHSGYGEHLTAVTLNRFCGSGLEAINQAAAYIKSGFNDLMLAGGVESMSRVKIGLDGGAIAMDPTVALPGHFVPQGISADLIATKYGYSRNDADKFALESQKRAAKAWAENAFEKSIVPIRDINDFLVLDKDENVRPSTTLEGLGSLKPAFEKMGQMGGFDAVAIDRYPEVEAINHVHHAGNSSAIVDGAALTLIGNQLAGERLGLKPRARIKSVATYGTDPTIMLVGPAPASRKALQKAGMSKNDIDLFEVNEAFASVALRFMDDLDIDHAKVNVNGGAIALGHPLGATGCMLVGTALDELERRGLSTALITLCIGGGMGIATIIERV, from the coding sequence ATGGAAGCATACATATATGATAGCCTTCGCACACCAAGAGGTAGAGGGAATAAAAAAGGCGCTTTGGTTGGCACTACAGCCACTCAACTGGTTGTTACTGTTATGGACGAACTTAGAAAGCGCCATAACTTAGATACCACTCAAGTTGAAGATATGATTTTAGGCTGTGTGACTCAAATCATGGATCAAGGTGCCAATGTGGCTAAGACTGCTGCACAACATTCTGGCTACGGAGAACATCTTACAGCAGTTACTTTAAATAGATTTTGTGGTTCAGGACTTGAAGCCATTAATCAAGCTGCCGCCTATATTAAATCTGGATTTAATGATTTAATGTTAGCGGGCGGTGTGGAATCTATGTCTAGAGTTAAAATTGGCTTAGACGGTGGTGCAATTGCGATGGACCCCACTGTTGCTCTTCCTGGGCACTTTGTTCCTCAAGGTATCTCGGCCGATCTTATCGCCACAAAATACGGTTACTCAAGAAATGATGCCGATAAATTTGCGTTAGAATCTCAAAAACGTGCTGCCAAAGCATGGGCAGAAAATGCTTTTGAAAAATCCATTGTTCCTATTCGAGATATTAATGATTTTCTCGTGCTGGATAAAGATGAGAATGTTCGTCCAAGCACAACCTTAGAAGGCTTGGGAAGCCTAAAACCTGCCTTTGAAAAGATGGGACAAATGGGCGGCTTTGATGCTGTTGCAATTGACCGATACCCAGAAGTAGAAGCGATTAACCATGTGCATCATGCTGGCAATTCCTCAGCTATTGTTGATGGAGCAGCACTTACTTTAATTGGCAACCAATTGGCTGGAGAACGCCTAGGTCTAAAACCAAGAGCTAGAATTAAATCTGTTGCCACTTATGGCACAGATCCTACTATTATGTTGGTTGGTCCTGCTCCTGCTAGTCGCAAAGCTCTACAAAAAGCAGGTATGTCTAAAAACGATATCGATTTATTTGAAGTTAATGAAGCTTTTGCTTCTGTTGCACTTCGTTTTATGGATGATTTAGACATTGACCATGCTAAAGTAAATGTTAATGGTGGAGCTATTGCCCTAGGGCATCCGTTGGGCGCTACTGGTTGTATGTTGGTCGGTACGGCTTTGGATGAATTGGAAAGACGAGGGTTGAGTACAGCACTAATTACCCTTTGTATCGGTGGTGGTATGGGGATTGCAACAATTATAGAACGAGTGTAA
- a CDS encoding toxin-antitoxin system YwqK family antitoxin, whose product MKKLFIALILFYLLPSTQAQKLPNKIPTTREIVLNAADTIQKIRIFIANPKVKIEENKFYTWYQKQLILHTQGAWSGKLLQGKYESFYPNHNLLEQGIYEKGWKVGLWKRWYADGTLKEQVSWKKGVRHGSFETFDANGQLTQKGRYKNGQLHGPFSTFVDGKETKVKYRKDKIVVKKEASNKFQLFKKKKQPNDQAKQSPKKSSKSAKPAQKKETRPTKKRNHKQQKKKQSSAKKDLPNNPK is encoded by the coding sequence ATGAAAAAGCTTTTTATTGCCCTTATCCTATTCTATTTATTGCCTTCTACTCAAGCCCAAAAACTTCCTAACAAAATTCCTACGACTAGAGAGATTGTCTTAAATGCTGCCGATACAATTCAAAAAATCAGAATATTTATCGCCAATCCCAAAGTGAAAATTGAGGAAAATAAATTTTATACTTGGTATCAAAAACAACTTATCTTACACACACAAGGGGCTTGGTCTGGCAAACTACTACAAGGGAAATACGAATCTTTTTACCCCAATCACAACCTACTAGAGCAAGGCATTTATGAAAAAGGATGGAAAGTTGGGCTTTGGAAACGTTGGTATGCTGATGGCACTCTAAAAGAGCAAGTCTCTTGGAAAAAAGGGGTGCGACATGGTTCTTTTGAGACTTTTGATGCCAATGGTCAGCTAACTCAAAAAGGGAGGTATAAGAACGGGCAATTACATGGTCCTTTTTCTACCTTTGTGGACGGAAAAGAAACCAAGGTAAAATATCGTAAAGACAAAATTGTTGTCAAAAAAGAAGCAAGCAATAAATTCCAACTTTTTAAGAAAAAGAAACAACCCAACGACCAAGCTAAACAGTCCCCCAAAAAGTCCTCAAAATCTGCTAAACCTGCTCAAAAAAAAGAGACTCGCCCTACTAAAAAGCGCAACCATAAACAACAGAAGAAAAAACAATCCTCTGCCAAAAAAGACCTTCCAAACAATCCAAAATAG
- a CDS encoding CUB domain-containing protein: MDKYIYFIIANVISFATYAQTYNMSNGTTTTCSGTFYDNGNTGNYTNNQNLTHTFCATSGNQIEINFSSFDLENNYDFLYIYDGNSTTAPSLGTFTNTNNPGTITSTSGCLTIRFTTDGSVTRSGWTATISCISGNSILMSNSSTTTCTGTFYDSGGSGGNYGNNENYVYTICPSITGNKVEANFTSFNIENNYDFLEIFDGPNTSAPSLGTYTGTLGPGLTQATPSNTSGCLTFRFTTDGSVTRSGWIAAISCFSNCQTITANLNSTSPTADADGIIRLCQGQSVNFVGSGTFSNNNAGATYAWDMGDGTTIMGTSINHTYTTSGSYSVNLLITDNAGCINNNVFNQVVQVSTTPTLATVAAPGIFCQGNSSVVTGTAIPTAHITNCTPPVSGTTFLPDGSGVSYTTSIPVNCYAPGQTITSATDIVDVCLNMEHSYLGDLEVRIICPNGQSAVLKSYADGGAGTYLGEAIDDLTSGPGTGYNYCFTPTATTLLVNGATTNVGSPASASIVAGNYQPTQSFANLIGCPANGNWTIEVTDNLAQDDGYIFNWDLDLAATLFPTGSFTPTIVSETWTPSPSLSPLTSNTASITPTAPGNACYTYEVTDNFGCTYSDVLCATVTPASTPPVLAPVGGTLCPNTSVTLTASGGQASSGSTIEWYTGPNGTGTSLGSGNSLTVTPTNTTSYYVRREGGCNTTADDMVLVDIKDYIYGLDGATTSNYCTDNTGWHHFYNGNEILLSIHGDLSGAPAGYPEITIRDNGTWHQQSQGPFSPSACALTGNTPGEERFEMERSWNVDFGGGTLIPPYQVRFYYEPTERIAIETAAATWAATYAACGYTYKYSTPNGLFWFKNTGSNYSAPDYDGTHLPHTTGITSNSINYVELSGITSFSGGTAALILTPDQSLPSEWLYFKGETNTKTNFLSWATASEINSDYFNIQRSKDGISFETIGAVAAQGNSTNTHHYTFDDKTPYKGINYYRLELIDTDGAISYSTTIQLIIPEDGLGYLFYPNPTQDVIHYQYEASSKEFLEIQVIDVYGRTLSTKSFTATMGLNTVPIHLNSYPTGSYMIRVHHLNSANVHTVKAIKSTY, from the coding sequence ATGGATAAGTATATTTACTTCATCATAGCAAATGTCATTTCGTTTGCTACCTATGCTCAAACCTACAACATGAGTAATGGGACGACAACTACCTGTTCAGGAACCTTTTACGACAATGGCAACACGGGTAACTACACCAACAATCAGAACTTGACACATACATTTTGTGCAACATCTGGCAATCAGATAGAAATCAACTTTAGCTCATTCGACTTAGAAAACAATTACGACTTCCTCTACATTTATGACGGTAATTCTACTACTGCCCCTTCTCTAGGAACCTTTACCAATACCAATAATCCAGGAACCATAACTAGTACAAGTGGCTGTTTAACAATTCGTTTCACCACGGATGGCAGTGTAACCCGTTCTGGGTGGACTGCTACAATTTCATGTATTTCTGGAAATTCAATCCTTATGTCCAATAGTAGCACAACAACTTGTACTGGAACATTCTATGATAGCGGTGGTTCAGGAGGTAATTATGGTAATAATGAAAACTATGTCTATACGATTTGCCCCTCTATTACTGGCAATAAAGTAGAAGCAAACTTTACAAGCTTTAATATTGAGAACAATTATGATTTTCTAGAAATCTTTGATGGTCCTAATACAAGTGCCCCATCCTTGGGGACATATACGGGAACATTGGGGCCTGGCTTGACTCAAGCAACTCCAAGCAATACAAGTGGCTGCTTGACCTTTAGATTTACAACAGATGGTAGCGTAACACGTTCTGGATGGATTGCTGCAATAAGTTGTTTTTCTAATTGCCAAACTATTACAGCGAATCTCAATAGCACGAGTCCTACCGCTGATGCAGATGGAATTATCCGACTTTGTCAAGGTCAATCTGTGAATTTTGTAGGCAGTGGTACCTTTTCTAATAATAATGCAGGTGCTACTTATGCTTGGGACATGGGTGATGGCACAACAATAATGGGTACCAGCATCAATCATACTTATACAACATCGGGTAGCTACTCTGTTAATCTACTCATTACAGATAATGCAGGTTGTATCAATAATAATGTATTTAATCAAGTTGTTCAAGTTTCAACTACTCCTACTCTTGCTACTGTAGCTGCTCCTGGTATTTTTTGTCAAGGAAATAGTTCTGTTGTAACAGGAACAGCAATTCCAACCGCACACATCACCAATTGTACTCCTCCTGTTAGTGGAACAACATTCCTACCAGATGGCTCTGGTGTTTCGTATACTACCTCTATCCCTGTCAATTGCTATGCCCCAGGTCAAACTATTACATCCGCTACAGATATTGTGGATGTTTGTTTAAATATGGAACATTCTTATTTGGGAGATCTTGAGGTAAGAATTATTTGCCCAAATGGCCAATCTGCCGTACTAAAATCGTATGCAGATGGAGGAGCAGGGACTTATTTAGGAGAAGCTATTGACGATTTAACTTCTGGTCCAGGAACGGGTTATAACTATTGTTTTACTCCAACTGCAACAACCTTACTAGTCAATGGTGCTACTACCAATGTGGGCAGTCCTGCTAGTGCCTCTATTGTGGCAGGGAACTATCAACCGACACAGTCTTTTGCCAATCTTATAGGTTGCCCAGCCAATGGAAACTGGACTATTGAAGTAACCGATAATTTGGCACAAGATGATGGATACATTTTTAACTGGGATTTGGATCTAGCCGCCACCTTATTTCCAACAGGTTCCTTTACACCAACTATTGTTTCAGAAACATGGACTCCCAGTCCTAGCTTAAGTCCATTGACTAGCAATACTGCAAGCATTACTCCAACAGCACCAGGCAACGCTTGTTATACCTATGAAGTAACCGATAATTTTGGATGTACTTACAGTGATGTACTTTGTGCAACCGTCACGCCTGCTTCTACCCCTCCTGTATTAGCACCTGTTGGAGGAACGCTCTGCCCCAATACTTCCGTAACCTTAACAGCCAGTGGTGGGCAAGCTAGCTCAGGTTCAACAATCGAATGGTATACAGGTCCTAATGGAACTGGCACTTCTCTTGGAAGTGGCAACTCACTAACCGTTACTCCTACCAACACAACCAGCTACTATGTACGTCGGGAAGGAGGATGCAATACAACGGCAGACGATATGGTTCTTGTTGACATAAAAGACTATATTTATGGCTTAGATGGTGCAACAACAAGTAATTATTGTACGGATAATACGGGTTGGCATCACTTTTATAACGGTAATGAAATTTTATTGTCCATCCACGGTGATTTAAGTGGGGCTCCAGCAGGCTATCCAGAAATTACCATCCGAGACAACGGAACTTGGCACCAACAAAGTCAAGGACCTTTTAGTCCTTCTGCTTGCGCATTAACTGGCAATACTCCAGGAGAAGAGCGTTTTGAGATGGAACGTAGTTGGAATGTAGATTTTGGTGGAGGAACATTAATTCCTCCTTATCAAGTCCGTTTTTATTACGAACCAACTGAACGGATTGCCATTGAGACAGCTGCCGCAACATGGGCTGCTACTTATGCCGCTTGTGGCTATACTTATAAATATTCCACTCCCAATGGTTTGTTTTGGTTTAAAAACACGGGTTCTAATTACAGCGCTCCTGATTATGATGGCACCCATTTGCCTCATACAACTGGAATTACTAGCAATAGTATTAATTATGTCGAACTTTCAGGCATCACAAGTTTTTCAGGAGGAACAGCAGCCTTAATACTCACTCCTGACCAATCTTTGCCCTCTGAATGGCTTTACTTCAAAGGAGAAACCAATACTAAAACTAACTTTTTGAGTTGGGCTACAGCATCTGAAATCAATTCTGATTACTTCAATATTCAACGAAGCAAAGATGGCATTTCATTTGAAACAATAGGAGCTGTCGCAGCACAAGGCAACTCTACTAATACGCACCATTATACTTTTGATGATAAAACACCATACAAAGGGATTAACTATTATCGTTTAGAATTAATTGACACTGATGGAGCTATAAGTTATTCCACTACCATACAACTAATTATTCCAGAAGATGGATTGGGGTACCTTTTCTATCCCAACCCTACTCAAGATGTTATTCATTACCAATATGAGGCATCCTCCAAAGAATTTTTAGAAATACAAGTTATTGATGTTTATGGCAGAACGCTCTCAACAAAATCATTTACGGCAACGATGGGGCTCAACACTGTCCCCATCCACTTGAACAGCTATCCCACAGGGAGTTACATGATTCGGGTACACCATTTAAACAGTGCCAATGTTCATACCGTAAAAGCCATTAAATCGACTTACTAA